The segment GATAATGTATCGCCCGCGAAGAAGAGATGTAGGAGGGGGGAGGCGGGAGTGGTGTGCCACACCACCTTACGAGGGCCACCGTCACCCCTTATCCTCTTCCCGCCATCAAGAAAAGACGCCCTACCCCTTCCACCCTTACCAACATCCGCCACAACTCACAAACAAGAAGAGGAAAATATCCAAGAAAGCAAAGCTCTTAGATCACGTCCAAGGCGTGGGTTATTATTAGACCTTCATCTTAGAAACGAACTTACCTAAACAAAATCATCTTACGGGAAACTTGGTGACTTTTAAACTCGAAGGCGGAATGGCTACATTTACACCAGTGATGTCTGATAGGAAATAAAATTATCAAGGAGTATTTAAAGTCTAGAAATACGCCATTTGGAATTCAACAAATTTTAGGTCATAATTGTTTCTCTTTCATTACTGAAAATTCCCCTTTGTTTATGACAAAGATTTTTCGAGTCTGTAAAAAATGACTTACTAATATTAAACACCATAAAAAAGCGTAGgttagtttatttatttgttgtttgtaagaagtaaactCGAAAACTAATGGACTGATTTCGACAAATTTTGACGCCGTTATAAAGCTACTTTATTTTAGATTGACGTAgagtatgttttatttaaaataggcTATATATTTACACACAAAGTTATGTTTAGCTTCCGCAATATATCtcaatatttgtaactaaaatcaGAGATATATAATTAtagataataacttttttttaagttatgtatTTTTGGTATACCTACTCTCATTGAACTGTCTGTACAAAGAACGGTATTTCACGCAATGTGGTCGTTGCCGTTATGTTTACTTTGTTTAGCATGTAGGTATTGTCAATGAAATCAGTATTTAAGTGCTCGTTAAAATTTTACCCCAaagcttttaatatttttttaagatataaCCTAAAAGCATTTCTTAATAAATGTAATCATATTAAGTGAAACACTGAGATAACAGTTATTAGATcgttcaatttaaatattgtgtgAATATTCATCTTAATGGGTATAATGCATTACCATATTTTAGTTGTTTTACAAAATAAGGTCCCTGATGGTAATATGGCCATGTTGGTAATATGGCCATTTGGCTGCCATTGACTTAGTTCGCGCGGATACCGATAGAATGTGCTGGCATGTTCTTCGGAACACCATTGTCGAGAGCTCACAGAGTTTCCGAGTCCGGGCAGCACGCACACCACCTGGGAGACGCCATTTTCATGGGTTTTTGCTGCGAGCAGAGAACTCTTCTTATTTTACTCcggtaagtttatattttattttaatagtgtaCTACTAGATATTGTCAGAAATTTGATGTCTCAGTGCGTAGATTTCTatgcttatttaaatgtattttaaaaagatttattaccttcaaccatttaaaaactataatcGACTTTTTGAAATGTCACCCAGGTTGTTAATATGGCCAACCATGTGGCCATATTAGCTGCAGTTGGCCATATTAGCAACATTTTGTGAATGAAATGGTTTATACATACTGTATGGCCCCTCGTAGGTAAATTGTTATTAGtgtatgtgattttattatttattacgagTTTATTTATAACTGTAATTAATATATACCTTTACAGAgacaagtaataaaaattacagaaaaatgtgtACCTCACACAGGATACCTACCtaaaatgacaacttaaaaaaactcCTTAGATGCCATCACTgggtatatttaaattgtttttgtctgGTGCATTTTTGcgggaaaatatttattaaagtgcacaatggaaaatatatttttaagaataatatgtaaaaatgtaatgaagtgaaaatatcatgaaactttttttgcaggaaaatatttattgaaagagCATACTggatattatattttcaataattctatataaaaattaattaaattacataaaaaaaatcccgaTACATTAATTATGGCgccaaaaataataacttataattaaattgtaactaatgttaattctttgttttttgtttcagaaatgaATCCCTTCAATCCACAAAAGAAGCGGGGTAGTTGGACACAAGATGGACTCAGCAAGGCAGTAGATGCTGTAAGACTTGGCAACCTATCTGTTAATGCAGCAAGTAAAAGGTATGTCGTGCCTAGGCGAACCCTTCGCCGTTATCTTTCCAATAACCAAGATGTTAAATCAAAATTGGGTTGTAAGGCCACACTCAAAACTGAGGAAGAGAGGGAACTTAGCAGGAGAATAATTCGTCTAGCAAATGTTGGTTATCCACTCACATCAAAGATGCTcaagttaaatgtttttaaatactgccgTGAAAATGGGATAACTCACCGGTTCACTAAAgaaactgcaggtcgctactGGTTGAATAGCTTTTTGGCCAGAAATCCTGAAATTAGCAAACGAAAAGCTCAAAGGCTAAATCCTGCCCGAGCTCAAAAGCTTAACAAATTCATAGTTGGAGaccattttgaaaaattacagaatgtcCTTGCTGAGAACAAGTTTTTAAACTtccctgaaaaaatattcaacatggaTGAGAAGGGTTGTAGGTTACAACTGCACAAAGATCCAGAGGTTTTGGCGAAAAAGGGGTCAAAGCGCGTCCACATTGTTGCAAAGGAACGTGGCGAGAGTGTTACTGTTGTAGCCTGTGGTAATGCTACTGGAAATGTCATTCCCCCAATGATCCTATTCCCTGGATTAAGAAAAAATCCagcttgggaaaaaaatttacctacAGGTTCAACAACAATAATGACTCGAAAAGGTAGCATGACAACCGAATCTTTTGTGTCCTTCCTGAATCACTTCTCTAGGTTCAAGCCAAGTGGGCCTTGTCTTCTGATTTTTGATGGGGCTAAGTCACATTTAGACTACAGCATATGTGAAGTTGCAGAacagaatgaaattattttgtactgTCTTCCGTCAAACACGACTCATGAGTTACAGCCTTTAGACAAAGGTTGTTTCCgaagttttgagattttttgggatCAGCACACACTcctttattttaatatgcacaAAGAACAGCAAGACATTTCTAAATTGAACTTTGCTGATGTTTTTACACCAACATGGGAAAAGTCCATGACACAAGCAAACATGAAAAGTGGATTTAAGGCTACTGGCATTTTCCCCTTCAATCCGTTCGTGATTCCAGAAGAGGCCTTTGCACCCAGCATAGCTACTGAGCTTCCACCACCTAACACAAAAATGGCAGACGAAACTGTAACCGCTTATGCGTTGCAGGAACAACATAATTCCAATGACGACCATTCATTGGCAGGTCCGTCTGGTCTACAGACAAATGTTAGCCAGCTTGGTTCTAGACACAGCACCAGTTCATCATCTGATTCAGATATCACAGGAGACTTGGCACAACCTTCAAGTTCTTCAGATTACTCTGATAGTTTGCATATTCCCGAAAGTACTGCAAATCTGTCCAGGCGTGGTTCCATTGGAGAAATGCTACCTACACCAAAGAAAAAA is part of the Bacillus rossius redtenbacheri isolate Brsri chromosome 8, Brsri_v3, whole genome shotgun sequence genome and harbors:
- the LOC134534961 gene encoding tigger transposable element-derived protein 1-like; translated protein: MNPFNPQKKRGSWTQDGLSKAVDAVRLGNLSVNAASKRYVVPRRTLRRYLSNNQDVKSKLGCKATLKTEEERELSRRIIRLANVGYPLTSKMLKLNVFKYCRENGITHRFTKETAGRYWLNSFLARNPEISKRKAQRLNPARAQKLNKFIVGDHFEKLQNVLAENKFLNFPEKIFNMDEKGCRLQLHKDPEVLAKKGSKRVHIVAKERGESVTVVACGNATGNVIPPMILFPGLRKNPAWEKNLPTGSTTIMTRKGSMTTESFVSFLNHFSRFKPSGPCLLIFDGAKSHLDYSICEVAEQNEIILYCLPSNTTHELQPLDKGCFRSFEIFWDQHTLLYFNMHKEQQDISKLNFADVFTPTWEKSMTQANMKSGFKATGIFPFNPFVIPEEAFAPSIATELPPPNTKMADETVTAYALQEQHNSNDDHSLAGPSGLQTNVSQLGSRHSTSSSSDSDITGDLAQPSSSSDYSDSLHIPESTANLSRRGSIGEMLPTPKKKRKTTRVMKPAINNRGVVLNKSLFEDNKDVKLDSSKNSGNSKKYNTKSVRQITASKKSESWYCAICCNDEVKDMRLCGVCEIYVHEECVGLTKDDKEFFICPKCLL